The following is a genomic window from Sutcliffiella horikoshii.
ATTGGCAGCAAACGGGGATGACGCGATGCAGGTTCTTCAGGCGGAAACGCTAATTAGCCAAGGTGTAGACCTCCTCGTAGTAGTCCCGCATAACGCAGAAGCAGCAGCCACGATCGTGAAGAAAGCACATCTTGCCGGAATCAAGGTACTCTCTTATGACAGGCTTATTAAAAATGCAGAGATCGACCTTTATGTTTCTTTTGACAACGAACGTGTCGGAGAGCTGCAGGCAGAGGCAATCACAAAAATTGTCCCAAAAGGAAAATATGTTTATATCGGCGGAGCGGATACGGACAATAATGCCCACCTGTTCAAAAAGGGGGTCTTCCATGTCCTTAAGCCACTAATAGATAAAGGAGATATCACGGTAGTTTATGATCAGTGGACGAAAAACTGGCTCCCAAGCAATGCTTATGCCAACATGCAGGAGGCGCTAATTGCGAATGAAGGGAAAATAGACGCAGTTATAGCAGCAAACGATGCGACAGCAGGGATGGCAATTGAAGCTCTCATGGAAACGGGACTGGCCGGAGAAATTCCTGTAGCAGGACAAGATGCAGAGCTTGCAGCCGCTAAGCGGATTGTAGAAGGTACTCAGACGATGACGGTGTACAAACCGATACCCACTCTTGCTGAAGAAGCAGCAAAACTAGCAGTAGCAATGGCCAAGGGAGAATTTATAGACACAGACCGCAAAGTGAATAATGGGAAAGTGGAAGTGCCTTCTGTCCTGCTGCCGCCGATTGCTGTGAACAGGACCAATATGGATGAAACGGTTATTGCTGATGGATTTCATTCAAAGGAGGATATATATAAAGGGGAGTAAAGATAGCGGATGTGTGATGAAGTCTCAGAGATACTCTGTTTAAAGCATCTCTGAGATTTTTTTGTCAATCGACAAAATAGACTCTCTCTTCTAAAGCCTCGTAACAATACAATCGTCCTCCGTAAGCACAACCGCCATCAATCCCGATGATATTGTTCTCACCGAAGTAAACCTCAGGCTTTTTATGGAGGTGCTTTGTTGGGGTATGTCCAAAGACTACGGTCTTTTCTCCTTGGTATCCTTTATGAAATTCTTCTCTGATCCACACTAAGGTGTGAGGTTCAGTAAGTTCCAATGTTGTTTCAGGGTGTACTCCTGCATGGACGAAAATATGAGTATCTGTTTCATAATAAAAAGGTAGTGTTTTTAGAAAGTCTAAATGAGAGCGGATTTCCTCATTTATGACAAGTGCTTCCGGCATCTCCTCTGTCGTATACCAGTATTTCGCGTCGTCTTTTTCAATTTCGTACCCATAATTCTGCAGGGTTTTAATTCCTCCGTTATAGTACCACCTTTTCAAATGAAGGGGATCTTCAGGTTGATCAAATGCGTCGATCATCATTTTATCGTGATTTCCCATCAGAGCAATGGCCCCTTTAGCGGTCAATTCGATTACCTTGTCCAAAACCTGACGTGACTGTGGGCCGCGATCCACATAATCCCCAAGTAGCAAGAGTTGGTCCTGCTTGCTGTCAAAATTAATTATTTCAAGAAGCCTTTCAAATTTCTCTAAATCACCATGAATATCACTTATTGCAAGGATACGCCTCATTGTCATCCATTCCTTTACTTATCATTATTTAAATTTTATCACAATTTTCGAAAAGCGAAATATTCTGTGCGATTTTCCATTATAATGATGAAAACGATAAATCGGTGGGAAGGATGTTTTCCGTGAAAGCAATTCTAATCGGCGTAATAGCTTCTATGTTTTTTGCTGTCACCTTTATATTAAACCGCTCGATGGAACTCTCAGGTGGTAGCTGGCTTTGGAGTTCGTCCTTGCGTTTCTTTTTTATGGTGCCATTTTTGCTTTTGATTGTTTGGATGAGGGGAAATCTTGGTGTGCTATTCCGTGAAATGCGAACGGCTCCTTTCTCATGGTTTCTATGGAGTTTTACTGGATTTGTCCTTTTCTATGGCCCCATAACTTTTGCTGCCGCATATGGGCCGGGCTGGCTTGTTGCCGGAACGTGGCAGCTGACCATCATCGCGGGTGTTCTTATGGGACCTTTCTTCTATAAAATAGTGCAAGGAGTAAAGGTACGCGAACGTATCCCATTGCGAGGACTATTCATTTCCATCGTCATTTTTGCAGGTGTCCTATTAATTCAGACACAACAAGGAAGCGGTCTAACTGGATCTATGATTATTTATGGAATTCTTCCCGTTGCAGTCGCATCCTTTGCTTATCCGCTTGGAAACCGGAAGATGATGGAGGTGTGTGGTGGCAGGTTGGATACGTTCCAACGGGTGCTTGGTATGACTTTGTCCACTATCCCAATCTGGCTGCTTGTTGCTGCAAGGGGATATGTGACAGTGGGTGCTCCAACGCAGGAACAGGTTCTACAGACATTTATAGTGGCAATCAGTTCAGGCGTCATTGCAACCACCTTGTTCTTTATTGCAACAGATATGGTGCGCCACAGTCAGGAAAAGCTGGCCGCAGTGGAAGCGACTCAATCGACGCAAGTATTATTTGTGTTATTTGGAGAAGTACTTCTTCTATCAACGCCATTGCCGAATGGCATCGGGATGCTTGGGTTATTCATCATTATCATCGGTATGCTTTTGCATAGCTTTCTTACCCAAAAAAGAATAAAGCCAAAGCAACTGGCTGCATGAAGAGTGAAATTCCATCTGGAATCACTCTTTTTTATTTTGTAGAATATTTTTTTTTCGATTTTCCAAAATAAAAACATCACGTCCCCCAACGGTTTTCAAGAGGTCTGACAATCCTTTACAAAAACTATATGACATTTGTCATACTCTACATATGACACCTGCTACTAACTAATTTTTTTAAATTGGATATAATAAAATTTATCAAGTCAACAACGAAGGGATTTAATAAAATGTCAATTCAAAATGAAATGAAAAACCTTAAAAAACAAGTTGCTCCTTTCGAAAAATCGCAAACTAAAAAGAGTATCTGGCAGTTGATCAATACGCTAACGCCATTTTTCCTGTTATGGTATCTCACTTATATAAGCCTATCTGTTTCTTACTGGTTGGCGTTGGTACCTGCCATATTCGCAGCTGGATTTATGACACGTATCTTCATCATTTTCCATGATTGCACACATCACTCCTTTTTCAAAAATCGAAAATGGAACCGTGCAGTAGGGACCGTGACGGGAGTGCTAACATTATTCCCATTCGACCAGTGGGGACATGATCATTCCGTCCACCATGCTACAAGCGGAAATTTAGACAAGCGCGGTGTTGGTGATATCTGGACACTGACTGTTGAAGAGTACAAAGCAGCATCATTA
Proteins encoded in this region:
- the xylF gene encoding D-xylose ABC transporter substrate-binding protein, with the protein product MELRIHRLLKMFVMLALFFVALGCEKIDRSPKLEGESVQNVSLLQDEKATSEKEKIKIGFSMDTLEEERWLRDRALFKAAVENLGAEVEILAANGDDAMQVLQAETLISQGVDLLVVVPHNAEAAATIVKKAHLAGIKVLSYDRLIKNAEIDLYVSFDNERVGELQAEAITKIVPKGKYVYIGGADTDNNAHLFKKGVFHVLKPLIDKGDITVVYDQWTKNWLPSNAYANMQEALIANEGKIDAVIAANDATAGMAIEALMETGLAGEIPVAGQDAELAAAKRIVEGTQTMTVYKPIPTLAEEAAKLAVAMAKGEFIDTDRKVNNGKVEVPSVLLPPIAVNRTNMDETVIADGFHSKEDIYKGE
- a CDS encoding metallophosphoesterase family protein, which gives rise to MRRILAISDIHGDLEKFERLLEIINFDSKQDQLLLLGDYVDRGPQSRQVLDKVIELTAKGAIALMGNHDKMMIDAFDQPEDPLHLKRWYYNGGIKTLQNYGYEIEKDDAKYWYTTEEMPEALVINEEIRSHLDFLKTLPFYYETDTHIFVHAGVHPETTLELTEPHTLVWIREEFHKGYQGEKTVVFGHTPTKHLHKKPEVYFGENNIIGIDGGCAYGGRLYCYEALEERVYFVD
- a CDS encoding DMT family transporter: MKAILIGVIASMFFAVTFILNRSMELSGGSWLWSSSLRFFFMVPFLLLIVWMRGNLGVLFREMRTAPFSWFLWSFTGFVLFYGPITFAAAYGPGWLVAGTWQLTIIAGVLMGPFFYKIVQGVKVRERIPLRGLFISIVIFAGVLLIQTQQGSGLTGSMIIYGILPVAVASFAYPLGNRKMMEVCGGRLDTFQRVLGMTLSTIPIWLLVAARGYVTVGAPTQEQVLQTFIVAISSGVIATTLFFIATDMVRHSQEKLAAVEATQSTQVLFVLFGEVLLLSTPLPNGIGMLGLFIIIIGMLLHSFLTQKRIKPKQLAA